The DNA window ACCCGTGACAGCACCTCCTCTCTGCTGAATGAGGTTCTTCGCTCAGTTTGAGGCACTAAACCACACCCCGGCACAAATCCACCCCCCCCTCCTGGAGACCAGGTGCTCACACAAGGTGAGGAGTGTATTCAGCAGGATCAACGCTCTGAAAGCTCCTGGACCTGACAACATACCTGGTTGTGTGCTGAAGGACTACGCTGGTGAACTTGCAGAGGTGTATTCTAACATCTTCAACACCTCACTGAGTCAGGCTGTGGTCCCTGTATGCTTCAAAGCCACCACTATAATCCCTGTCCCAAAGAAGTCATCACCCTCCTGTTTCAACGACTACCGCCCGATTGCACTTACCTCTATACTCATGAAGTGCTTCGAGTGGCTAATCATGCAACACATCAGGACtccccccccgcccccccccctccttggACCCCTACCAGTTTGCATATTGATCAAATTGTTCGACTGATCATgctgtctccactgctctccatTCAGCCCTTACTCATCTGGACAAGAAATGCACCTATGTCAGAatgctttttattgatttagGTTCTGTGTTCAAAACAATCATCCCCCAACAGCTCATTCAGAAACTGGACAGACTGGGACTGAACACATCACTGTGCAACTGGCTGCTTGACCTCCTGACTGTAAGACCACAGGCAGTATGGGTTGGCAGTAACTCGTCTAGCACCATCACTCTGAACACAGAGGCTCCCTAAGGATTTGTGCTGAGCCCCCTTCTGTTCACTCTACTAACCCACGActgctctccatcacacacttCCAACCTCTTTATCAAGTTTGcagatgacacgactgtggtagGCCTCATCAGCAACAACGATGAGTCACACTACAGGAGCGGGGTGAGCTGGCTGGCCTCTTGGTGCAAacacaacaatctctctctgaacactgagaagaccaaggagattgttgtggacttcaggagaacTCACAAAGAACATGCCCCTCTATCCATCAACGGGGCTGCTGTGGAGAGGGTGAGCAGCACCAAGTTCCTAGGTGTGCACGTCACAGAGGACCTCTCCTGGACCATCAACACAGCACGTatactctgccttgtacatccagtatcctacctccttctattacagttctttgcactattgtttacactgccttgtacatccattatcctacctccaaatcaggttatttTCTCCAGTCAGTGTCCCGttgtctcatgtatgtctatcagtggGCTGCTGGTATCATAtttcctgcacttgtcttctgtttatttatatacttagcttagttgaatttGGTCTATTTTTCTTAAAAGTTACTGTagcttggagaggagagtaacgtaatttcaaGCCTTTgtatcgttcattaatcgtaatcaaggtaaaatgtacaattaatcatgatattgatttgcgcttatattgcccagccctagatgttgctctattcctgcaccaTGAGTTGtcaatactgacttattttttgctgtttcagtagcagtacttaaggtggaactgactacaAATTCAGGAGAACATTGGTCTCCAATAGAGAGCCAGGGGAGAGAGAATTTAACTAATTtatctttgtttctttattgtcTTCCAGGACAGAAGACCATCTCTTTGGATATATTCTCTGGCTCCTGTTGTTCAAGAAAGTTCCAGATTTTTTCCATAGGTGCATCAAGAAACATTTCCAAGTGGAATATAACACAATGTTGAGATCAGGAGggattaaatgtgaggatatGGAGGACAGAAGCTCCAGTTCTCAGGAAACATCCTTGGATActccccacactcacacatccaacaggaaatCTCAGACAagtgaaaacaaatggaaaactTATGACTGTGGagaatgtgggaagagttttactcaacagagtaGTCTCAGAAAACAccaacgcattcacacaggagagaaaccatatcactgttcagagtgtgggatgagttttactcaacagggtagtctcagaaaacaccagcgcattcacacaggagagaaaccatatcactgttcagagtgtgggatgagttttactcaGCTGGGTCATCTACATAGACAccaacgcattcacacaggagagaaaccatatcactgttcagagtgtgggaagagttttactgaacagggtagtctccacacacaccagcgcattcacacaggagagaaaccgtatcactgttcagagtgtgggaacaGTTTTACTGTACATGGTAGTCTCctaacacaccagcgcattcacacaggagagaaaccgtatcactgttcagagtgtagCATGAGTTTTAACCAACTGGGTCATCTACATAGACACCAGcttattcacacaggagagaaaccgtattactgttcagagtgtgggaagtgttttactgaagagtGGAGTCTTAAAacacatcagcgcattcacacaggagagaaaccgtatcactgttcagagtgtgggaagagttttactaaaCAAGGTAATCTCAAAGTACACCAGAgcgttcacacaggagagaaaccgtatcactgttcagagtgtgggaagagttttactgaacagggtagttttaaaaaacaccaacgcattcacacaggagagaaaccgtatcactgttcagagtgtggtaAGAGTTTTAGTCAACAGGgtaatctcaaaacacaccagcgcattcacacaggagagaaaccgtatcgctgttcagagtgtgggaagagttttactgaacagggtagtctcaaaacccaccagcgcattcacacaggagagaaaccgtatcactgttcagagtgtgggaagagttttactcaacagggtagtctcaaaaaacaccagcgcattcacacaggagagaaaccgtatcactgttcagagtgtgggaagagttttattcGTCAGAGTTCTGTCCTGAACCATCACTGCATTCACCCAGAACAGAAGTAGTAGCACTGTGTGAGCAACTACCTTCAGAAATTTGTATTTAACTACTGTACTGggtcaaattcattcattcattcattatctataaccgcttatccaattcagggtcgcgctgggtccagagcctacctggaatcattgggcgcaaggcaggaataccccctggagggggcgccagtccttcacagggcaacacagacacacacacattcactcacacacacacacccctacggacacttttgagttgccaatctacctaccaacgtgtgtttttggactgtaggaggaaaccggagcacccggaggaaaaccacgcggacacggggagaactcctcacagacagtcacctggagcgggaatcaaacccacaacctcgaggcccctggagctgtgtgactgcgacactacctgctgcgcgaCCGTGCCGCCCTGGGTCACATTTAACGTAAATTTATCCTTAAAGCTGAATTGTGTAGTGTTTGGGGATTTGGAGATGTGTGATTGAATTGTGTGATACCAGATATCACGGACTGTTTTgggaattgtttttattttcaagttGTGGCTTCATAATTAATTCTTACAGATTATTTTTCCCTCTCCGTATTGAGCTTCCACTGTTTTATAAAAGACCTTGAACTTTGTGTGACTTTTTACAGTGAAACAACCTCATCTTATTTTGTTAAACCACTTGAGACAGATATGCAGCAGACATTTTAGTAGTAACTAATTTATCAGTAAATCACAGAGAAAAAGGATGTTGAAAGTCGGTTCAGTTCCCTCTTTAGTTCAGTGGAACAACTGCACTAAACCACAGACACAGTCCGGGGTTTGAGAGCCCGGCACACCGCCCATCCAGTCCAACCCTGAGGAGCCAGAGGAGATCATCCAGCAAATGGATGAGTAGGGGTGCCAGTCGTTGTGGACAATGCTTTTgaatctgaatgttttaaatacaattattcatttataagAACATATCAAATTTTGGGTAAGTGAGTGTTTTTAAAGCAATAAAAATGTGAAGAGAGGTCAATTTCCTATCAGTTCTGTGTTTAATAAGCTATAGGTGCAAAGCTTGGAGCAGGTGAAGGAAGCGAGGCGCTGTGTTAAACAGTGTTACAGGACTCTGTTGGTGCCCAGATCGGCCAAATGGCCCATGGCTGTCCCTGCcctttgtttactttcagtaaGTAGCTGAATCTGGGCTTTCTTCCTTGGAAGAAAAGAAGTAGGGGAATGCTGCCCTAGCCCTTCCCTTAGACACAATCAACTATGGTTTATTAATAGCCCATGTTGTGTTTTTCAACACAAACTGATTTTATTgaactttaattattaaaactgTGAAACGTTATGTCATTTACACATGAACATTtgtcagtttcagatttttagTTATTTCCTTCATCCATTGTCCACAGTTTATCCAGGTCTGGGTAACAGGtgaagcagtcagagtaaagaaacccagtcCTCTCTCTCCCTAGCCAGTTCTTCCAAAGGGACACTGAGGCGTTCTCAGGCTAATTGAGACATCTATTCTTAATTCTTTTAAGAAGTAGCCTAGTTCATTTTTGGAGGTCATCTGACGTAGCTGAAGCAGCAAGTGGTGGAATCACTTATACCAGTGGTATGTGTGCTACTGTTTGAGGACCACTGATATAAGTGATTCCAGGCATGGGGAAGTCAGACCATTTGGAAttgctgcattttttttatacatgtaTACACATATGTATATATTGGAAGATAAATTGTGAAGGGCTATTGTAAATTTCAAACGAGGAAGTAACTGCAGGCAGTTTGTTGTTTCTGTGTTAGTGATAAGTTTTATTGACTAAAAGTGAAAGTGAAGTGTAATAATCAAGTTTTTGAGAGTCACTGAGCAGTGAGCCTGGGTTTGCAGCTCCTGACTTTAGCTGGATTAACTCACTTTATCACATTAGACATTGATGTGGCTGTAATAAcatggtccagtgtgtattTTGAGTGATATATGAGTATTATCATGTAGTCAACTTTATCTTAtttgattacacacattccTCCAGCTCAGAATTCTGGTAAACATTACACATACACTTTTATGAGATAGTTTTAAAACTTGTATCAATTTGCTTTATTAGCACACAGGGCAACTGTGAGAAAGGACCAGCTCAAGGTCTGAGACCTGAAGTCTGAGGTTATTTGATAAAACTTGGCTGGAAGATACTGAAAGCATTGTTAATGATGCAACAAATAATGTCTATACAACAACCTAAAAAATCATGTGGGATCATATTTGGGAGGACAGGGAGAAGCCAGGTGTTAGTCAAGAGATTTTCAAAGGCTATGAGAAAATTGAAGAACAGGAACATACTGAATCGGAATAAAAAAGTGTGGGAAAGAGTAAAATGGCCTTGAGTATAGATAAGAACCTTTTCTAAAAAAGCACACAAACTTTCTTTTAAACCTAATAGTGTTTAGTAAACAAGGTCTGAAGAGTTAACCGGAAGCAGAAGTCCTTATATGTACATGGGGAATAAGGTACCCTTTGATTGTAATGGAATCCAGCTCAGCCTATGGAGTGCATGAAGAAGGTGGGGTAATATCCTTATCACCACTGAATACTGATTAAAAATGAGAGCTTCACAAATGTGTATGTATTCCTAGACCTACCCAGGTTAATGTGTCTATACCTTACCCTGTTTAATTAATGCTTTTGGTATCACTTTTTAGACTTACCAGAGTTGATGTGATTATACTTTaacctgtttaaataaagtatgAAACGTGTTCTCTTTTAAATCTGAAACCAgtgtctgtgattttttttagttattgatTTTCTATAgaaattgtgatttttaataagGTGTATTCAAAG is part of the Hoplias malabaricus isolate fHopMal1 chromosome 4, fHopMal1.hap1, whole genome shotgun sequence genome and encodes:
- the LOC136694016 gene encoding zinc finger protein ZFP2-like; the encoded protein is MRFFAQFEALNHTPAQIHPPLLETRCSHKVRSVFSRINALKAPGPDNIPGCVLKDYAGELAEVYSNIFNTSLSQAVVPFADDTTVVGLISNNDESHYRSGVSWLASWCKHNNLSLNTEKTKEIVVDFRRTHKEHAPLSINGAAVERVSSTKFLGVHVTEDLSWTINTALGCWTEDHLFGYILWLLLFKKVPDFFHRCIKKHFQVEYNTMLRSGGIKCEDMEDRSSSSQETSLDTPHTHTSNRKSQTSENKWKTYDCGECGKSFTQQSSLRKHQRIHTGEKPYHCSECGMSFTQQGSLRKHQRIHTGEKPYHCSECGMSFTQLGHLHRHQRIHTGEKPYHCSECGKSFTEQGSLHTHQRIHTGEKPYHCSECGNSFTVHGSLLTHQRIHTGEKPYHCSECSMSFNQLGHLHRHQLIHTGEKPYYCSECGKCFTEEWSLKTHQRIHTGEKPYHCSECGKSFTKQGNLKVHQSVHTGEKPYHCSECGKSFTEQGSFKKHQRIHTGEKPYHCSECGKSFSQQGNLKTHQRIHTGEKPYRCSECGKSFTEQGSLKTHQRIHTGEKPYHCSECGKSFTQQGSLKKHQRIHTGEKPYHCSECGKSFIRQSSVLNHHCIHPEQK